A single Chloroflexota bacterium DNA region contains:
- a CDS encoding inositol-3-phosphate synthase, translating to MGKINVAIIGVGNCSSSLVQGVEYYKNAKADEFVPGLMHVNLGGYHISDINFVAAIDIDKNKVGKDLAEAIYAPPNNTFKFCEVPPTGVTVQRGMTHDGLGKYLSQIIQKAPGPTADIVSILKETKTDVVINYLPVGSEEATKWYIEQILTAGCGLINCIPVFIAREKYWQKRFAERGLPVIGDDIKSQVGATITHRVLTRLFRDRGVKLERTYQMNFGGNTDFYNMLERERLESKKISKTNSVTSQLDYKMNPDDIYVGPSDYVPWLLDRKFCYIKMEGRTFGDVPLNLELKLEVWDSPNSAGVVIDAIRCCKLAIDRGITGELVAPSAYFMKSPPVQYTDAEAHQMVEKFIVDMAKAKAEKPSK from the coding sequence ATGGGAAAAATAAACGTGGCCATCATCGGCGTTGGTAACTGTTCTTCATCTCTTGTCCAGGGGGTGGAATACTATAAGAACGCCAAAGCAGATGAGTTTGTGCCCGGATTAATGCACGTGAACCTCGGCGGCTACCACATCAGCGATATCAATTTTGTGGCCGCTATTGATATTGATAAGAACAAGGTGGGCAAAGACCTTGCCGAAGCTATTTATGCCCCACCGAACAACACCTTTAAATTTTGCGAAGTACCACCTACGGGTGTTACCGTGCAACGCGGTATGACCCATGACGGTCTGGGCAAATACCTGTCCCAGATAATACAGAAAGCACCCGGCCCTACCGCCGATATTGTCAGTATTCTCAAGGAGACCAAGACCGATGTCGTCATCAATTACCTGCCGGTCGGCAGTGAAGAGGCGACCAAGTGGTATATCGAGCAAATCCTGACCGCGGGCTGCGGCTTGATTAACTGCATTCCCGTTTTCATCGCCCGCGAGAAGTACTGGCAGAAACGCTTCGCCGAACGAGGGCTCCCCGTAATTGGCGACGATATCAAATCGCAGGTTGGCGCCACCATTACCCATCGCGTGCTGACACGCCTGTTCCGGGACCGCGGCGTCAAGCTGGAGCGCACCTACCAGATGAACTTCGGCGGCAATACCGACTTCTATAACATGCTGGAGCGGGAAAGGCTTGAATCCAAGAAGATTTCCAAGACTAACTCGGTTACCTCGCAGCTTGATTACAAGATGAACCCTGACGATATCTACGTCGGCCCCAGCGACTACGTTCCCTGGCTGCTCGACCGCAAGTTCTGCTATATCAAAATGGAAGGGCGCACTTTCGGCGACGTGCCGCTGAACCTGGAACTGAAGCTGGAGGTCTGGGACAGCCCCAATTCCGCCGGCGTGGTCATCGACGCTATCAGGTGCTGCAAGCTGGCCATAGACCGCGGGATTACCGGAGAGCTGGTGGCACCATCCGCTTATTTCATGAAGTCGCCTCCGGTCCAGTACACAGATGCGGAAGCGCACCAGATGGTGGAAAAGTTCATCGTCGACATGGCTAAAGCCAAAGCAGAGAAGCCATCCAAGTAA
- the truB gene encoding tRNA pseudouridine(55) synthase TruB, which yields MDGILNIDKPGGITSYRVVALVKRLSGERRVGHAGTLDPMATGVLPVCLGQATRIVEFLADATKSYRAEIELGVTTDTYDASGNVIQRENPSGIHLEQVEAALASFRGVIRQTPPMYSAVKHQGKKLYELARAGITVERKSRPATIYSLDIVDFQPPLVTIEVECGKGTYIRSLAHDLGQVLGCGASLKSLVRRRYGPFDIEDAVSVPRLEDAFRGGYWEHFVHPMDSVLSTWPAVVVDEATEQAVRNGVSIALPLEPSSGSRCRAYTADGHFLGVLRFDSEKGQWHPEKVFQNSGQ from the coding sequence GTGGATGGCATTCTGAACATAGACAAGCCCGGGGGTATCACGTCGTACCGCGTGGTAGCGCTGGTGAAACGGCTCAGCGGCGAGCGTCGCGTGGGGCATGCCGGAACCCTCGACCCGATGGCCACCGGTGTACTTCCGGTCTGCCTCGGTCAGGCGACACGCATTGTCGAGTTCCTCGCCGATGCCACCAAGTCGTACCGGGCCGAGATTGAACTCGGGGTAACCACCGATACTTATGATGCCAGCGGCAATGTTATCCAGCGGGAGAACCCCTCCGGCATCCATCTGGAGCAGGTGGAAGCGGCACTGGCTTCCTTCCGCGGCGTTATCCGCCAGACACCGCCAATGTACAGCGCCGTCAAACATCAGGGGAAGAAACTGTACGAACTGGCCCGTGCCGGAATAACCGTAGAGCGGAAAAGCCGACCCGCGACAATATACAGTCTGGACATTGTTGACTTTCAGCCACCGCTCGTCACCATCGAAGTAGAATGCGGTAAGGGCACGTATATCCGCTCACTGGCCCATGACCTCGGCCAGGTTCTGGGCTGCGGCGCCAGCCTCAAAAGCCTGGTCCGCCGGCGCTACGGCCCGTTTGACATCGAGGATGCGGTGAGCGTACCACGGCTTGAAGACGCCTTCCGCGGCGGCTACTGGGAGCATTTCGTTCATCCCATGGATTCCGTGCTCTCGACATGGCCGGCGGTGGTGGTCGATGAAGCCACGGAACAGGCGGTCAGAAACGGGGTATCAATCGCTCTGCCATTGGAACCCTCCAGCGGCAGCCGTTGCCGAGCCTATACTGCTGACGGGCATTTTCTGGGCGTGCTGCGCTTTGATTCGGAAAAAGGACAGTGGCACCCGGAGAAGGTCTTTCAAAATAGCGGCCAGTAA
- a CDS encoding permease codes for MKRNTVITILLIASYFVFLFVAWLTGFNPGQEIGRNFLSFAISMLKILPGAFILIGLFEVWVKRETIERHLGEESGFRGYLWAILLSSTTVGGLYLALPVAYALYSKGAKLSVIFTYLGAAAICRIPMAIFEASFLGIKFTAIRWLVSLPLVIATSILLGNYLTRKGYKAPAGK; via the coding sequence ATGAAACGAAATACTGTCATAACAATATTGCTCATTGCCAGTTACTTCGTTTTCCTGTTCGTTGCCTGGTTGACCGGGTTCAATCCCGGGCAGGAAATCGGCCGGAATTTCCTCTCTTTTGCCATTAGTATGCTCAAGATACTGCCGGGCGCTTTCATCTTAATCGGGCTCTTTGAAGTATGGGTGAAGCGGGAGACCATTGAGCGACACCTCGGTGAGGAGTCGGGCTTCCGCGGCTACCTCTGGGCGATATTGCTTTCCAGCACCACGGTTGGCGGGCTGTATCTGGCCCTGCCGGTGGCCTACGCCCTGTACAGCAAAGGCGCCAAGCTCAGCGTAATCTTCACCTACCTTGGCGCCGCGGCCATCTGCCGCATTCCGATGGCCATCTTCGAGGCTTCGTTTCTGGGAATAAAGTTCACCGCCATACGGTGGCTGGTTTCCCTGCCGCTGGTGATAGCGACTTCTATCCTGCTGGGCAATTACCTGACCCGAAAGGGCTATAAAGCACCGGCCGGGAAATAA
- the dapA gene encoding 4-hydroxy-tetrahydrodipicolinate synthase: protein MKELGRLITAMVTPLDEKGEVDYEQATKLALALLASGSDGVLVVGTTGESPTMLRAEEYRLFRDIKAAVGGKGTVIAGTGSNSTAEAVGATKEAEKIGVDACLLVVPYYNKPTQEGLYQHFRTVAESTSLPCIMYNVPSRTVVNMNADTVIRLSKVDNIIGVKEASGNFEQIAKIIQETSDDFFVWSGNDTDTFLIMALGGYGIISVASHLVGNQIKQMIDSFVDGKVAEAASIHRRLLPLVDALFIISNPIPVKYAVNQVGFRVGKPRLPLTEPDEKTAAIIKDTLKNYTIDLPV, encoded by the coding sequence ATGAAAGAGCTGGGAAGATTGATAACCGCCATGGTTACCCCCTTAGATGAAAAAGGGGAGGTGGACTATGAACAGGCCACGAAACTGGCTCTTGCCCTGCTTGCTTCGGGGAGCGATGGTGTGCTGGTGGTCGGTACTACCGGGGAGTCGCCCACTATGCTGCGGGCGGAGGAATACCGCCTTTTCCGGGACATAAAAGCGGCTGTCGGCGGCAAAGGTACGGTTATCGCCGGCACTGGAAGCAACAGCACCGCCGAGGCCGTTGGAGCGACCAAGGAAGCGGAGAAAATCGGCGTTGACGCCTGCCTGCTGGTGGTGCCTTACTATAACAAGCCCACCCAGGAGGGTCTCTACCAGCACTTCAGGACGGTGGCGGAAAGCACCAGCCTGCCCTGTATCATGTACAACGTGCCCTCGCGCACCGTGGTCAATATGAATGCCGATACCGTCATCCGGCTGAGCAAAGTAGACAATATCATCGGGGTGAAGGAAGCGAGCGGTAACTTTGAACAGATAGCCAAAATCATTCAGGAGACCAGCGACGATTTCTTTGTCTGGAGCGGCAATGATACCGATACTTTCCTCATCATGGCCCTTGGTGGCTACGGCATCATCAGCGTGGCGTCTCATCTGGTGGGTAACCAGATAAAACAGATGATTGACAGCTTCGTCGACGGCAAGGTTGCCGAGGCAGCATCGATACACCGTCGACTTCTCCCGCTGGTCGATGCCCTGTTCATCATCTCGAACCCCATACCGGTGAAGTACGCCGTGAATCAGGTCGGTTTCCGGGTGGGCAAGCCGCGACTGCCGCTCACCGAGCCGGATGAAAAGACGGCGGCGATAATCAAGGACACGCTGAAGAACTACACCATAGACCTGCCGGTATAA
- a CDS encoding cupin domain-containing protein, with protein sequence MEKKEPLATQEEYAQQIQRYADIPPVELVPGQVRAHILSGERATAMFATFEPNAVGPMHKHEHEQVMIIADGEGELVTGGKRYPVKKGDVAVFASNQEHGTYVSDKGLKTIEIFIPVRQEYMDKLEAVKKSQGK encoded by the coding sequence ATGGAAAAGAAAGAACCTTTGGCAACACAGGAAGAATATGCTCAGCAGATACAGCGCTACGCAGATATTCCCCCGGTGGAGCTGGTCCCTGGACAGGTCAGGGCACACATTCTTTCCGGCGAACGGGCGACGGCCATGTTCGCTACCTTTGAGCCCAATGCCGTTGGCCCCATGCACAAGCACGAACACGAGCAGGTAATGATTATCGCTGATGGAGAGGGTGAGCTGGTAACCGGCGGGAAACGCTATCCGGTCAAAAAGGGCGACGTGGCCGTCTTCGCCTCAAATCAGGAGCACGGCACCTACGTCTCCGATAAGGGCCTGAAGACCATCGAGATATTTATCCCGGTGCGGCAGGAGTACATGGATAAGCTGGAAGCGGTGAAAAAGAGCCAGGGGAAATAG
- a CDS encoding adenylosuccinate synthase produces MPVIAIIGAQWGDEGKGKIVDLLAEQADMVMRFSGGDNAGHTVVNQLGKFALHLVPSGIFSPKAVSVIGNGVAVNPRVLFDELDGLRQRNVDTSRLFISDRAHLVMPYHILLDGLEEEARGGKAIGTTRKGIGPAFADKAARLGIRTCDLLDRDVFRERLHAVLAHKNTLLTKVYNVAPLSEDEVYSEYCRYGEILAPHICDTTELLEKAINDGKQVMLEGAQGTLLDPDFGTYPYATSSSPLAGGGCLGAGLGPTRIDEILGVFKAYCTRVGGGPMPTELEDEIGASIREQGHEYGTTTGRPRRCGWFDAVAAKFSTRVNSYTQAVITRLDVLDALPAIKICTGYELNGEKIDYFPAGAATLEKCRPVYEELPGWQTPISDIRDFEQLPVQARQYLSRLEELIACPTSIISVGMRREQTIFKRPVW; encoded by the coding sequence ATGCCAGTAATTGCCATTATTGGAGCTCAGTGGGGAGATGAAGGAAAAGGAAAGATAGTTGACCTGCTTGCCGAGCAGGCAGACATGGTGATGCGTTTTTCCGGCGGGGATAATGCCGGACACACCGTGGTCAATCAGCTAGGTAAATTCGCATTACACCTCGTCCCCTCCGGTATTTTCTCTCCCAAAGCCGTCTCTGTTATCGGAAACGGTGTGGCAGTCAACCCCCGCGTTCTGTTCGATGAGCTTGACGGGCTCAGGCAGCGCAACGTGGATACCTCACGCCTGTTCATCAGCGACCGGGCTCATCTGGTGATGCCCTACCATATCCTTCTCGACGGACTGGAGGAGGAAGCGCGGGGAGGCAAGGCCATCGGAACCACACGCAAGGGCATCGGCCCCGCCTTTGCCGACAAAGCTGCCCGGCTGGGCATCAGGACCTGCGACCTGCTGGACAGGGATGTTTTCCGCGAGCGACTTCACGCCGTACTTGCCCACAAGAACACCCTGTTGACCAAGGTTTACAATGTCGCGCCGCTGTCAGAGGACGAGGTCTACAGTGAATACTGCCGTTACGGTGAGATACTGGCTCCCCATATCTGCGATACTACTGAACTGCTAGAAAAGGCGATAAACGACGGGAAACAGGTGATGCTGGAAGGGGCCCAGGGGACATTGCTTGACCCCGATTTCGGCACCTACCCCTATGCCACCTCCTCTTCGCCGCTGGCCGGGGGAGGCTGTCTGGGTGCCGGCCTGGGGCCGACCAGGATAGACGAGATTCTGGGCGTTTTCAAGGCATACTGTACCCGCGTTGGCGGCGGCCCCATGCCCACCGAGCTGGAAGATGAAATCGGCGCTTCAATCAGGGAACAGGGCCACGAATACGGCACCACCACCGGCCGACCGCGACGCTGCGGCTGGTTTGATGCCGTTGCTGCCAAATTCAGTACCCGCGTGAATAGTTATACCCAGGCAGTTATCACCCGCCTAGATGTGCTCGATGCGCTGCCTGCCATAAAAATATGCACCGGCTACGAGCTAAACGGCGAAAAAATCGATTACTTTCCGGCAGGTGCGGCCACGCTGGAAAAGTGCCGGCCCGTATATGAGGAACTGCCTGGCTGGCAGACTCCAATCAGTGATATCCGCGATTTTGAACAGCTTCCGGTCCAGGCCCGCCAGTACCTGTCGAGGCTTGAGGAACTCATTGCCTGCCCGACAAGCATCATATCGGTTGGTATGAGGCGGGAACAGACCATCTTCAAGAGGCCTGTTTGGTAG
- a CDS encoding CDP-alcohol phosphatidyltransferase family protein yields the protein MEGSSVSITSKKGPFKSRLAEVRKVIARRLSHPIVRLLARTGVTPNALTWFGLLLSLGAAVLIALKQPFAAGFVVLFAGLFDMLDGALARFTDKTTRFGAILDSTLDRLGEVAVLLGLLIFFVRELSTPGILVVGFTLPGALLVSYLRARAEAAGLTGEVGFFTRTERVIILSLGLLLSGIDYALIISLGIIAFFSYVTVIQRLLHIWYQTKGD from the coding sequence ATGGAAGGGAGCTCGGTTAGCATCACCTCAAAAAAGGGGCCATTCAAGTCCAGGTTAGCCGAAGTTCGAAAAGTCATTGCCCGTCGTCTTTCCCACCCCATAGTGCGGCTTCTGGCCAGGACAGGAGTAACTCCAAATGCTCTGACCTGGTTTGGCCTGTTGCTTTCCCTTGGGGCAGCGGTACTTATCGCTCTCAAACAGCCATTCGCCGCCGGCTTTGTGGTCCTTTTTGCGGGGCTGTTTGACATGCTTGATGGAGCACTGGCCCGCTTCACCGATAAGACTACAAGGTTCGGGGCCATACTTGACTCAACGCTGGACCGCCTGGGTGAGGTGGCCGTTTTGCTGGGTCTCCTGATATTCTTTGTCCGGGAGCTTTCCACACCGGGTATTCTTGTTGTCGGCTTCACATTGCCCGGCGCGCTGCTGGTCAGCTATCTTCGAGCCCGGGCGGAAGCGGCTGGCCTGACTGGTGAGGTAGGTTTCTTCACCCGTACGGAGAGAGTAATCATATTATCACTTGGACTCTTGCTAAGTGGCATTGACTACGCATTGATTATATCGCTGGGTATCATCGCTTTTTTCAGCTACGTGACCGTTATCCAGAGACTTCTTCACATATGGTACCAAACAAAGGGAGACTAG
- a CDS encoding permease, giving the protein MYLYIVAGLALLISLIFSRGKTFQGLKIAARRFIRILPAFLIMLILVSIVLYLVPDELISRYLGSDNKFTAMALASLLGSVTVMPGFIAFPLAGILVQKGVAYMVIAAFTTTLMMVGVLTAPIEKAYFGLKVTIIRNVVGFFIALTVAIMIGLFFGEIFQ; this is encoded by the coding sequence ATGTATTTGTATATCGTCGCCGGATTAGCCCTGCTCATTTCGCTAATATTCAGTCGCGGCAAGACATTCCAGGGATTGAAAATCGCCGCCAGACGGTTTATCAGGATTCTTCCCGCCTTTTTGATAATGCTTATTCTGGTCTCCATTGTCCTCTACCTGGTGCCCGATGAACTAATTTCGCGGTATCTGGGCAGCGATAACAAATTTACGGCCATGGCACTGGCCTCTCTTCTGGGTTCCGTCACCGTTATGCCCGGCTTTATTGCTTTCCCGCTGGCGGGCATCCTTGTTCAGAAGGGTGTCGCCTATATGGTCATTGCCGCTTTTACCACCACACTGATGATGGTGGGCGTGCTCACCGCGCCCATAGAGAAAGCGTACTTCGGGTTGAAGGTCACTATTATCCGAAACGTAGTCGGCTTCTTTATCGCCCTGACGGTGGCCATCATGATAGGCCTGTTCTTCGGGGAAATTTTCCAATGA